A region of Candidatus Micrarchaeota archaeon DNA encodes the following proteins:
- a CDS encoding DUF87 domain-containing protein → MTGRGCVIGQSGSGKSFLVGVIAEELCRLNMPFCVIDTEGEYRSLKSLTNVIVVGADGDVNSDVDFPRLFSASIENDIPVVIDVSEVVDSRELVFKALESLYLLENRLRKPYLVMVEEGDKFAPQVIGKRINVIEEISVRGRKRGIGLLIATQRPANISKNVLSQCSYGFIGKLTIENDLNAIKILFEDRSRLVAITRLGVGEFVTFGIGASKGFKVKGRVARHIGMTPEVGSYKPQSNKLSSLIRELKTGAKSRPQSGKSTGIVTIDAIPASFPEGDARAYAQRIAKKRFAVFGSATERVESIELQYIPAGELTFRIPTGKRNEFLEYHMMMYGKCNMVDMDKRVSFIGAGESPNKHRKRLAGTSPDIESVDVQKDSIMKGTLREKNASACLEKFFPNSFLTEFRVVHLPIYRITLKKGNTVRVFKIDGIYGKEIELPT, encoded by the coding sequence ATGACCGGAAGGGGCTGCGTGATAGGGCAGAGCGGATCCGGTAAGTCTTTCCTTGTTGGGGTAATTGCTGAGGAGCTCTGCAGGCTGAACATGCCCTTCTGCGTGATAGACACGGAAGGCGAGTACAGGTCCCTGAAAAGCCTGACAAATGTGATTGTCGTAGGGGCCGACGGGGACGTAAATTCAGATGTCGATTTCCCGAGGCTGTTCAGCGCCAGCATAGAAAACGACATACCTGTGGTAATCGACGTATCGGAAGTTGTCGACAGCAGGGAGCTGGTGTTCAAGGCCCTCGAGTCATTGTACTTGCTGGAAAACAGGCTAAGAAAGCCGTATCTCGTAATGGTTGAGGAGGGGGACAAGTTCGCACCGCAGGTAATAGGCAAGAGGATAAACGTTATAGAGGAAATAAGCGTAAGGGGCAGGAAAAGGGGCATAGGGCTTCTCATAGCAACGCAGCGTCCAGCCAACATAAGCAAGAACGTGCTCTCGCAATGCTCCTACGGCTTCATAGGCAAGCTCACGATAGAAAACGACCTTAACGCCATAAAGATACTCTTCGAGGACAGGAGCAGGCTTGTTGCGATAACAAGACTGGGGGTGGGTGAATTCGTGACTTTCGGCATAGGCGCGTCAAAGGGCTTCAAGGTCAAGGGAAGGGTTGCAAGGCACATCGGGATGACCCCCGAAGTTGGGAGCTACAAGCCCCAGTCAAACAAATTGTCCTCGTTGATAAGGGAACTCAAGACGGGTGCAAAATCCAGGCCGCAAAGCGGTAAAAGCACTGGCATTGTCACCATAGATGCGATTCCGGCCTCATTTCCGGAAGGAGACGCAAGGGCATACGCGCAGAGGATTGCAAAAAAAAGGTTCGCGGTGTTCGGCAGCGCCACCGAGAGGGTAGAATCGATAGAGTTGCAGTATATTCCCGCAGGCGAGCTCACGTTCAGGATACCTACTGGAAAAAGGAACGAGTTCCTCGAATACCACATGATGATGTACGGCAAATGCAATATGGTGGACATGGACAAAAGGGTAAGTTTCATCGGAGCCGGTGAAAGCCCAAACAAGCACAGGAAGCGCCTCGCTGGGACTAGTCCAGATATTGAAAGCGTAGACGTGCAGAAGGATAGCATAATGAAAGGCACGCTCAGAGAGAAAAATGCATCTGCATGCCTTGAAAAATTCTTCCCGAATTCGTTTTTGACGGAGTTCCGGGTTGTTCACCTTCCAATCTATAGGATAACGCTGAAAAAGGGCAACACCGTAAGGGTATTCAAGATAGACGGCATATACGGCAAGGAAATAGAGCTGCCAACTTAA
- a CDS encoding CDGSH iron-sulfur domain-containing protein, whose product MAEIIIFSKKDGSNHIIVNGEIKAKLCRCGHSKNKPFCDSTHREIGWIAEEKETRIEVS is encoded by the coding sequence ATGGCAGAGATAATAATTTTCTCCAAGAAGGACGGGTCGAACCACATAATAGTAAACGGCGAAATCAAAGCCAAGCTGTGCAGGTGCGGACACTCGAAAAACAAGCCGTTTTGCGACAGCACGCACAGGGAAATCGGATGGATTGCCGAGGAGAAGGAGACAAGGATTGAAGTCTCCTGA